The nucleotide window ACGGCTGGAGTCTGGGCGCGAATAAGACGACCAGTGAAGCGATCGGAAACCCGAATACGCTGGCCAGCGTCGGCGCCGGGCTCCGCTGGAGCATCCTCCCTCATGATCGTGCAAACTATGAGGTCTACTGGGGTTACAAGCTCGTCCGTGACCCTCCGAATCGTGTCGGCAACACGCTGCAGGACTATGGGGTCCACATGGGGCTGGTGATTAATCTGTTCTAGGGACTGGCTCCCGCCATAGCCTGGCGAAGGCGGGTGCCTGTCCCTTTTATAGGCAGTGTAGAGTCCATATGAGACTGATGATTAGCTGTTTTAGGGATATTGGGGCTATGGGGGTAACTCAACACTCAGGACTTCGGACTCAGCACTCACGGCGACAGTCCCCTAAACGCTGACCGAATGGCACGACACTTGATTGTGAGAACAATGTGAACGCCCAAACTAGACAAGGCAGCCTCCATCAGGTCCGGTGGCCTGCGTCCGCGTTGCTCGCGTGCATGGTGCTGATTCCTTTCCTGCTCTTCGCCGCTACCGCGAACCAGGGGACGCCGGAATCCCTCATGCAACAGGGAGCGCAGGCCTATCAACGGGGCGCCTTCGAGGAAGCCCTGACCCATTGGCGGGCGGCGGCCACGCAGTATCATGAGGCAGGATCGGCCGATGGTGAAAGTCGCGCGCTGGTGTCCGCCGCGCAAGCCACCCAAGCCTTGGGACAAAGCACGCAGGCGATCCAATCTCTCGAGCTCGCTCTCGCCCTGGCGCAGCAGGGATCCGACCATGCCTGGCATGCGACGGTACTCGACCAGATCGGGCGGGCGTACCTCACAGCCCGGCAGCTGGATCCGGCCGCGCAGTATCTCGCTCAAGCCGAGGAAGTGGCGCGGCGGCAGCCGACCCCGGCGGTCTCCGCTGCCATCTTGAACGACCTTGGCGTGCTCTACGCCCTCAAACGGCAGGACACGCAGGCGCTGGAAGCCTTCACGGACTGTGTGGCTGTGGCTCGGGAGGCCGGGCTTCCGATGCTGGCCGTGAACAGTCGCGTGAATGCCGCCAGAATTTCCTTGCGGCTCGGCAAGTCTGACACTGCCAGACAGTGGGTTGACGAGGCGCTCAATCAACTCAAGGACCTGCCCGTTTCCCGGGACAAGGCCGTCGGCTTCATCAACATCGGTCTGGTCTACCAAACCCTGCTGCCGGCCCTCCCCGACATCCGCAAGCCGCTACTCCTCCGATCGGCCGGCGCGTTGCAGGAAGCCATCACCGTATCCGAACAGTTGAAGGACACGCGAACCCTCTCCTATGCCTTGGGCTACATGGGGCATCTGTACGAACTGGAGGCCAGGACCGACGATGCGCTGCCGCTGACCAGGCGGGCCGTCTTCGCGGCACAATCGGTGGATGCGCCGGAATCCCTTTACCGCTGGCAATGGCAACTGGCGAGGCTGCTGGCTTCGATGGATCAGATTGATGAAGCCCTTGCCGCCTATCGACAGGCAGCGACGACCCTGCAACCGATCCGGTTCGAAGTGAGCCAGGCGGCGGCCGAAGCCTCGCTGTCGAACCAGGAATCGATCAAGCCGTTGTTCTTCGAATTTGCCGATCTGCTTCTGCAACGGGCGTCACGGACGGAAGACCAGAAGATTGCGGAAGGCTACCTGCTCGCAGCCCGAGACGCCGTGGAGGCCTTCAAGGCTGCCGAGCTGCGGGATTATTTCAAGGACGGCTGCGTCGATGCGATCCGGTCCCGCATGACGACCTTCGACCGCCTCTCGCCCGATACCGCGGCCATCTACCCGATCCTGTTCGGCAAGCGGATCGAGCTGTTGGTCACGCTGCCCTCCGGATTCTACCGTACGGCCGTGCCGGTGGCGGTCGAGACCGTGACTCAAGAGGTGCGGGACTTCCGACGTCGCGTAGAGAAGCGGACGACCCGCGAGTACCTTCCTCATGCCCAGCAGTTGTACGACTGGCTGATCAGGCCGCTCGAGACACAGTTGAAGCAGGAACACATCACGACGTTGGTCATCGTGCCGGATGGACCCCTGCGGACGATTCCCATGGCCGCCCTCCACGACGGCGAATCCTTTTTGATTCAGAAATTCGCGCTCGCCATCACGCCTGGGATCACCATGACAGACCCGAAACCGCTGACCCGTGAGAAAGTCCGCTTCCTCGCGACCGGGTTGACCAAGAGCGTCCAAGGGTTTCCGGCCTTACCCTACGTCGCCGAGGAGGTAGATTCGATCCACAACCTCTATGGCGGGGATCAATTGCTTGACGAAGACTTTCGCGCTTCACGCCTGGAACAGGAATTGCGTGAAGGACGGTATGGCATCCTGCATATCGCCACACACGGGAAGTTTTCGACCGACGTCAACGATTCGTTCTTGCTGACGTTCGACGGTAAGTTGACCATGGCCAAACTGGACCAGATCATCGGGCTCTTTCGCTATCGAGAGGATCCACTTGAGTTGCTCGCGTTGAGCGCCTGCCAGACCGGCGTAGGCGATGATCGCGCGGCCTTGGGGTTGGCCGGCGTCGCGATCAAGGCCGGCGCCCGAAGCGCGCTCGCGACCCTGTGGTTCATCAACGACGAGGCCTCCTCGACGTTGATTTCTGAATTCTATCGTCAACTCCGCAATCCCTCGGTCAACAAGGCCGTGGCGATGCAGCGGGCACAGATCAAACTCCTGGGTGACCGCATCTATCAACATCCGGCATACTGGTCGCCCTTTCTCCTGTTGAACAACTGGCTGTAGAGCACATTCATGCCGTCTCTGTGTCGCCATTCCGCAACCACCACCCCGCCCGCCGCCACCGGTCTAGTTGGAGCTCGTCGCCAAGGGCTGACGGCGCTGCTGCTCGTCGGCTTGATCTGCCAGGCCGTGCCGGCCGTCTGGCCGGCCTCGGTCGATTCCGGCTCATCGAACGAGCCGCGTATCCTCTATGTGCCTCCGAAGAAATACATGCCGCGTGCCCGCCTCGGCGGAACGGATCGGGCAGCCGACAGCGCGGAACTGGTCGTCCAGCCGCTCGTGCCGGATCATGTCGGCTTTACGTCTCAGGAGACGCCGGTGCTCAACTGGTATCTGTCCAAACCGACGCCGCACGAAGTGCGGTTCACGTTGGTCGACGACAAATCGGTGAGGCCCATCTTCGAAGCGCCGATCCCGTCTCCAAAAGAGGCGGGCATCTTTTCCATCCGCACCAAGGACCTGGATCTGGTCCTGAAGCCGGGCGTACAGTATCGCTGGTACGTGTCGATCGTCCGGCAGGCTCCCTGGCCGGACATCGTGACCGGCGGCATTATCGAACGCTGCGAGCTCAGCGACTGCTTGATCGTCATGGATGCTCGCATGACCTGCTCCACGCAGTCCGTGGCGGAAAACGCGCGGGCGGGACTGTGGTACGACGCCATGGGCTGTCTCTGTGCCTTGATCGACGCGGATCCGGCCGACGCCTCGCTCAGAAAGCTTCGCGCGTCTTTGTTGACGCAGGTCGGCCTCCACGGCGTGGCCGCCTGGGACCTGCAGGCGCTTCCGTCGACCAGCCGGTAGCAGGAGGACTCTCTCTCATGAACATCGAGCCGCACACCTAATGTGAGGGCCGCCACCATGAACGCTACACATCACAATTGGTCTCCAAACGCCTCGACCGGTTCCTCGTCATTCCGCGCGCTGCTCTCCTCGCTCATGCTCCTCATGATCGGGTTGAGCGGCGCAACCGCTCAGACCGCCTTCTCCGAACAGCAAGCTGCCACAGTCAAACGAGTCTCGATCGACGAGATTCCCCTCTATCAGCTGCCGAAGAAATTCACGCCTCGCGCGCGCGTCGGCGGAGAGCTGCGCGGCACGGAGGGAACGGATCCGGAAGTCCAGGCACTCGTGCCCGATCATGTGGGATTCACGTCGAGCCAGGCCCCCGTCCTCAACTGGTTTCTGTCCAAGCCGACGCCTCACGAAATGCGGTTCACACTCATCGACAATCACTCGGTGAGACCGCTGTACGAAGCGCCGATCCCCACTCCGAAACAGCCGGGGATCTTTTCCATTTCGATCAAGGACCTGGGCCTCGTACTCGATCCGAATATCCAATACCGCTGGTACGTTTCGGTCGTGCGCGATCCTTCGTCTCCCTCCAAGGACATCGTCGGCGGCGGCGTCATTGAGCGTTGTGAAATGAGCGACTGTCTCATCGCGTTGGACGCCAAGATCATCACCTGCTCGGTGCACACGGTCAAGGAGAACGCACGTGCCGGCTTCTGGTACGATGCGATGGGATGTCTCTGCGCCTTGATCGATGCCGACCCGACCGACGCCTCGCTGAGGAGGTTGCGCGCCGGTCTCCTGAAACAGGTCGGCCTCAACGGCGTCGCTGAATGGGATCTACGATCGATCCAAGCTCAACAACGATAGCCATATCCTCTCGTCCGGCGGATTGTGCTCGGTCGATTTCCTGATCTGAAGTTGCCCATGTCGCCTCGGCTGACTCCCCGCCGTTTGCCGGCTCTCGATGATCGCCGATCCATTTGGATTCAGCTGAGAATCCTTTTCGATTCACAAGCCAAACGACACGGTCGCGCCTTCAGAGGCATGTCGGTAGAAAAACCATCGGATTCTTTCGCATTCGTCTTGCTCCGGGCACGAGCCGGTGATGGCACAGGGATTGCTGACCATCTCCGCAGTAAGTCTGTCAGGCCACCAGGCCCTCCGAGCCCTTGAAGACGAGCCATTGAAGAAAGGATCCACGCGATGACACAGGATCTTGTCGTTGGAGCGTTGCTGACCGGACTGGTTGGGCTGATCTGGGCCATGGCCGTTGTCGTGCTGTGGGGCGAGGAACCCGATCATGCGACCTCGGCCCCGGAGGTGACGCCCCAGCGGGATGACATCGACAAGACCAGCTCCACGCGCCGAACCATCGCAGCATGAACGGCCTGCCTTATCCGCACAGTCCTGCTCAGGAACCGCCGCGACTCCTCGCTGATGAGCGGCCGTTGCGAGTGGACGGAGTCTCGTTACGTCCCACCGCAGGAAGGCAGCGCAAGCAACGTGTCACAATCACTCTGTCCCTGGAGCTGCTCGAACGGTTACGCAATGCGGTGTACTGGACCGGTCACGGCACGTTGGCTCGTCTCATCACCGAAGCGCTCGACGACTCCGTCTCGCAGATGGAAGAGAGTAACGGCGGCGCATTTCCCCAGCGACTGGCCCCGTTGAAACGGGGGCGCCCCCGCATCCCCATCCGACCGGCCGGCCGACCGGCCGGCTCCGCCGTGAATGACGCGACCTAGGCCGGCGGCGTCCTCCCGCGCCGCACATCTTGCTTCCACCCTCACGCACGTTCGACAATCGCGCGCAAGCACAAGACTTGCTTTTCTCTTCTGTGGCACAACGGATTTCACCACAGAGGATCGATCACTGCGCCTCCTTCAGAAATACGGCCCGCACGGTCCGATACGGTGAGAATGACATGGAACAGACGAGCCCCTATCGGATCCTTGTCGTCGAAGACAACCCCGATATCGTGATCGGCTTGCAGGACCTGCTCCAGCACGACGGCTACGACGTCACCGTGGCCGATTGTTGTGCGGCGGCCCTTGCCCAAGTCCGCGAACAGCGCTTCAATGCCGTCCTTCTGGACCTCGGGCTGCCGGACGGAGATGGGTCCGACGTGCTCAAGGAGATGCAGCGTCTGGACGCGTCCGTGCCGGTCATCATCCTCACGGCTCACATCGCCCAGGAACGCACCGTCGGTTCGCTGATCGAGGGGGCGTTCACCTACCTCACCAAACCGTACAACCATGAGGAACTCCGCCAGACGCTGCGTCGCGCAATCGGGGTCAAGGAACTCTCGGTGAAGATGCACCGGGTGGAACATCTCCTCAGCGAAAGCGAGGACCGGTTCCGCTCGCTGGTGGAGTCCGCCTCCGACGCCATCATATTGGCAGACGGACGAGGGACGATTGTGTCGTGGAACCGCGCCGCTTCCGTCCTGTTCGGGCATGCGCCGGAGGAGGCGGTCGGGCAGCCGTTGACCATGCTGATGCCGTCCCGTTACCGGCAGGCCCACCAACTGGGCCTGGCCCGCATGGAGGCGACGGGACAAAGCCGGGTCATCGGTTCCATCATCGAGTTGTACGGGCTCAGGAAGGACGGCACCGAATTTCCCATCGAACTGTCCCTGGCGACATGGCAGACGCACGGCGGCAACTACTACAGCGGCATTATCCGCGATATCTCAGCCCGTAAACGGATCGAACAGGCGCTCGATCAGCTGCGACACCGGCAGACGCTGATTCTGACGCATGCCGGAGAAGGCATCTACGGCCTCGATCTCGACGGACGCACGACCTTTGTCAATCGCAGCGCCGCCGCCATGCTGGGCTATCGGGTCGAGGAATTGGTCGGGCAGCCCATGCATCGCATCATGCATCACACAAAACCGGACGGCGTTCCGTACCCGGTGGAACAGTGCCCGATCCACGCCGCAATGAGGGACGGGAAAATCCGTCGCGTCGTTGATGAAGTCTTCTGGAAAAAGGACGGCACCGCGCTGCCTGTAGAATATGTGAGCACGCCCCTCAAGGAGGAGAATGACGTAATCGGATCCGTCATCGTCTTCCAGGACATCACGGAGCGGATGACCGCACAGCGGGCGCTTCGAGAGAGCGAAGAGCGGCTCGAATT belongs to Nitrospira sp. and includes:
- a CDS encoding DUF928 domain-containing protein, with amino-acid sequence MNATHHNWSPNASTGSSSFRALLSSLMLLMIGLSGATAQTAFSEQQAATVKRVSIDEIPLYQLPKKFTPRARVGGELRGTEGTDPEVQALVPDHVGFTSSQAPVLNWFLSKPTPHEMRFTLIDNHSVRPLYEAPIPTPKQPGIFSISIKDLGLVLDPNIQYRWYVSVVRDPSSPSKDIVGGGVIERCEMSDCLIALDAKIITCSVHTVKENARAGFWYDAMGCLCALIDADPTDASLRRLRAGLLKQVGLNGVAEWDLRSIQAQQR
- a CDS encoding PAS domain S-box protein, with the translated sequence MEQTSPYRILVVEDNPDIVIGLQDLLQHDGYDVTVADCCAAALAQVREQRFNAVLLDLGLPDGDGSDVLKEMQRLDASVPVIILTAHIAQERTVGSLIEGAFTYLTKPYNHEELRQTLRRAIGVKELSVKMHRVEHLLSESEDRFRSLVESASDAIILADGRGTIVSWNRAASVLFGHAPEEAVGQPLTMLMPSRYRQAHQLGLARMEATGQSRVIGSIIELYGLRKDGTEFPIELSLATWQTHGGNYYSGIIRDISARKRIEQALDQLRHRQTLILTHAGEGIYGLDLDGRTTFVNRSAAAMLGYRVEELVGQPMHRIMHHTKPDGVPYPVEQCPIHAAMRDGKIRRVVDEVFWKKDGTALPVEYVSTPLKEENDVIGSVIVFQDITERMTAQRALRESEERLELVIRGSSDGFWDGQPAPGQHWTSPQTHIWYSARFKEMLGYADQDFPDILDSWASKLHPEDRGRVFAALAAHIDRRVPYDIEYRLQTKHDGYHWFRARGQALWDESGTVVRMAGSLQSIMDRRRTEETIRRNEQLLRSVADNTTAVIYIKDPAGRYLLINRRFEQIFNLTTEQIIGRSDHEIFPRDVADAFRKNDLEVLNRNTTIEYEEIAPHIDGPRTYISIKLPLHDQGGIPYAMCGISTDITDRKRMEETLKGQDVLLRLALQAIDIGVWNWDLVTGRICWSPHINRFFNGVTEATMLTTRDWLALVFSEDRAAFATALSAVTDQQRDDLVLEHRIRKQHGGTQRIVWTGRIVRDQDRRPIHVLGTMGGIADTEGQENKSNPGSTAR
- a CDS encoding DUF928 domain-containing protein — its product is MPSLCRHSATTTPPAATGLVGARRQGLTALLLVGLICQAVPAVWPASVDSGSSNEPRILYVPPKKYMPRARLGGTDRAADSAELVVQPLVPDHVGFTSQETPVLNWYLSKPTPHEVRFTLVDDKSVRPIFEAPIPSPKEAGIFSIRTKDLDLVLKPGVQYRWYVSIVRQAPWPDIVTGGIIERCELSDCLIVMDARMTCSTQSVAENARAGLWYDAMGCLCALIDADPADASLRKLRASLLTQVGLHGVAAWDLQALPSTSR
- a CDS encoding CHAT domain-containing protein; the protein is MNAQTRQGSLHQVRWPASALLACMVLIPFLLFAATANQGTPESLMQQGAQAYQRGAFEEALTHWRAAATQYHEAGSADGESRALVSAAQATQALGQSTQAIQSLELALALAQQGSDHAWHATVLDQIGRAYLTARQLDPAAQYLAQAEEVARRQPTPAVSAAILNDLGVLYALKRQDTQALEAFTDCVAVAREAGLPMLAVNSRVNAARISLRLGKSDTARQWVDEALNQLKDLPVSRDKAVGFINIGLVYQTLLPALPDIRKPLLLRSAGALQEAITVSEQLKDTRTLSYALGYMGHLYELEARTDDALPLTRRAVFAAQSVDAPESLYRWQWQLARLLASMDQIDEALAAYRQAATTLQPIRFEVSQAAAEASLSNQESIKPLFFEFADLLLQRASRTEDQKIAEGYLLAARDAVEAFKAAELRDYFKDGCVDAIRSRMTTFDRLSPDTAAIYPILFGKRIELLVTLPSGFYRTAVPVAVETVTQEVRDFRRRVEKRTTREYLPHAQQLYDWLIRPLETQLKQEHITTLVIVPDGPLRTIPMAALHDGESFLIQKFALAITPGITMTDPKPLTREKVRFLATGLTKSVQGFPALPYVAEEVDSIHNLYGGDQLLDEDFRASRLEQELREGRYGILHIATHGKFSTDVNDSFLLTFDGKLTMAKLDQIIGLFRYREDPLELLALSACQTGVGDDRAALGLAGVAIKAGARSALATLWFINDEASSTLISEFYRQLRNPSVNKAVAMQRAQIKLLGDRIYQHPAYWSPFLLLNNWL